DNA from Micromonospora nigra:
CGGTGCCGAACAGGTACAGCGCCGGGTAGGTGCGGCCGGGCGCGGCCTTGCCGAAGCCGATGTTGCCCGACGTGCTCACGGTCGTCGACGTCGCGAAGGTGGCCCCGGAGTCGGTGGAGTGCCACAGGCCGCCCTCGCCGGCCAGCCACAGCTCACCCTCCCGGCCGGGCAGCGCCTTGAACTTGACGTTGCCGGTGCTCGGCAGGCCGGTGGCGGCCGAGGCGGTGAAACTGGCCCCGCCGTCGGTGCTGACGTAGAGCCGGCCGCCGCTGTAGCCGTAGAACGTCAACGGGTCGACCCGGTCGGACTCGATGACGGCGTTGGCGGGGATGCCGGTCGAGGCCGTCCACGAGGTTCCGAAGCCGACCGAGTGCACGACCTGCTGCCCCGCGTCGCCCGGTGCCCAGACGAAGCGGCTGCCGTCGGCGGCGGCGGCCACGGTGCCGCCGCTGTTGATCCCGGACGGTTCGCTGCCCTGGAACCAGTTGGCCCCGCCGTCGGTGGAGAAGGCGACGTGGCTGTCGTTGGGGCGGTCGGCGTCGGCGAAGTTGCCGGCCCGCACCATCACCGCAGGGTTGGCCTCGGCGTAGTCGAGACTGGTGGTGCTGGTGAAGTTCGGCTGCGTGAACATCATCGGCGGGACCGCGTCGAGGTCGGTGTGCCGGAACCCGCCGATGTCACCGAGGGCGCTGACCAGCGGTGCGCCCGTGGGCGGGCTGACCAGGTCGAGCACCGCGGTCTCCTCCAGCCCACGGACCATGGGCCGGATGGTGAACGTGCCGCCGGTGTCCCACTTCGTCAGGTCGGTGCTGCCGTAGATGGTGGCGCCGGTGCCGTAGAGGAAGCGGTCCGAGTCGTGCGGGTCGATCTCCACCGACTCGTTCATCCAGCCCAGCTTCGGGGTCTCCTCGGGCGGCGACGGGTTGCTGCCGAAGGTCAGCCACGGCACGGAGCTGACGTCCATGGTGTACTTCTTGTCCCGTTGCGGATAGCTGCCCCAGTCCCAGATCCGGCTCCAGGTCGCGCCGCCGTCGGTGCTGCGCCAGAAGACCGCGTCCGGCCACCACGAGATCTGGGTGGCCACCATGAGCGTGTCCGGATTCTGCCGGTCGATGGTCAGGCCGCTGTAGCCGAAGTACGCGTCGGTGCTGCTCGACGGGACCGGGCTGATCTGCGTCCAGTCGCCCGTGGCACGGGTGAACTTCCAGACGTCACCCTTGGCACCGTCGTACGGGCCGCCGGTGTCGCTGGTGGCGATGTACAGGTGGCCGCCGACGTGGTCCACCACACCCTTGTGGGCGAGGTAGCCGGTGGGCTGGCCGGGGATCCGCTCCCAGGTCACGCCACCGTCGACGCTGCGGTACACCGGGTTCTCCTTGTCGGCCACGCCGACGTAGATCGTCTGCGTGGCGGTGCCCGGCGTGCCGGTGCCCTTGTCGAAGCTCACCCAGGTCAGGCCCTGGTTCTGGGCCTGGTAGCCGCTGCTGTCGGTCGGGTCGGCGACATAGTTTCCGACGTTCGGGAAGGCGGTGACCTGCGCCCAGGTCGCACCGAAGTCGGTGCTGCGCCACAGGCCGTTGCCGCCCTCGGCGGCGTAGTAGACGATGCTGTTGCGGTTCGGGTCGACGGCGAGGCGTTCGCCCATGCCCCGGCCGGGCATGTTCCCGCCGTTCTTGAACGGCAGCTCGAACGCCTGCCACGTCTCGCCCTTGTCGGCCGAGCGCAGGATCGCCCCGTTGTTCGGGTCCCAGCTGTTGGTGTACATGCCGACGGCCGCGTACACCCGGTTGGTCTGCACCGGGTCGGTGGCCAGGCTGACGACGCCGTTCCAGCCCCACCGGTCCTCGCCGACCCAGTCCAGCAGCGGCTTCCACGACTGGGTGGCCTGCTCCCACCGGTACGCCCCGCCGATGTCCGTGCGCGCGTAGATCAGGTCCTTCTCGGTGGGGTTGAAGACGATGCCGGGAACGAAGCCACCGCCGTCGATCCGGACGTTCTTCCAGGTGTACGTCTCGGCCGCGGCCTCCGCGGCCGGTGCCGAGCTGGCGGTGAGCGGCACCGCCACCACGGCTGCGGCGGCGACCAGGGTGGACACGGTCGCGCCGACGAAACCTCTCCGCATCTGCGGTTCCTTCCTCAGGACGCCCACGAGTGGGCGTGGCGTGCCCGCGCCCGGCGCGGACGACGTGGGGGATCACGGTCGGAGTCGATGCCCTGGCTCCGGCCACCGGGGCGTGGCTCCCGCGCCCGAGGAACGCGCCCACCCTACCCGATGACCAAGTTGGATGGAAGCGCTCCCATCGCTGGTCATCCACCTCGGGTGAGGGCTACTCACCCGGCCCGCCGGCAGCATCGACGCGGACCGTCCCCACGTAGAGACGCAGCCCGTACCCGCGTGACGACGCACACCGTTCCCGCTCGACGACCCAGACCGTTCCCGCTGAACAGGAGCGAGCCGATGGCCACCCTCTCGACGATCGACCGCATCGACCGCACCGACCGGCAGATCCAGTCCGCCGTGCTCGACGAACTGACCTGGGAACCCCGGGTACGCGCCCACGACGTCGGCGTCACCGTCGCCGAGGGCGTGGTCACGCTGACCGGCCGGGTCGACAGCTACGCGAAGAAGTGGGCCGCCGAACGGGCCGCACACCGGGTGGCCCGGGTGCGGGCCGTCGCCAACGACCTGACCGTGAACCTGGGCACGGGCGCCGAGCGGGCCGACCCGGACATCGCCGCCGCCGCCCGGCACGCCCTGGAATGGGACGCCTTCGTCCCGGTAGACGGGCTCGACGTGACCGTCTCCCACGGCTGGGTCACCGTGCACGGCGAGGTGGAGTGGGAGTACCAGCGCCGCGCCGCCGAACGCGCCGTGGGCCGGCTGACCGGCGTACGGGGTGTCAGCAACGGGATCACCGTGCGACCACAGGTGCGCCCGGACGGGCACCTCCTCGTCGAACGGATCGTCGACGCGTTGGCCCGCAACGCGGCCACCGAGGCCGAACGGATCACCGTGCGGGTGCACGGCGACACCGTGCTGCTCAGCGGCCTGGTGCACGCCATCGCCGAACGGGCGGAGGTGGAGCGGGTCGTCTGGTCGGCACCGGGCATCCGCGAGGTGCACAACCACATCGCCGTGGCGCCGGTGCTGGGCTGAACCGGAACGACCGGATTCGGCCCGACCCGGGGTCACCGGCCGAACCACCCGGGTCGGGTGAGCCACCCTCACCCGACCCGCGACCAGGCTGACGGTCATGACCGATCGGATGACCACGCCCTTGCAGGTCACTGCCCGGCTGCGCACCCCGGTCACGGAACACGACCACGTCCGGGGCCCGGTGGACGCGCCGGTGACGATCGTGGAGTACGCCGACTTCCAGTGCCGCTTCTGCGGCCTGGCGTACGGCGAACTGCGGGAGCTGCTGCGGCAGCGCGCCGAAACCGTACGCCTGGTCTACCGGCACTTCCCGATCAGTGGCATGCACCCGCACGCCGAGAACGCGGCGGAGGCGGCGGAGGCCGCCGGCCGGCGCGGGCGGTTCTGGGAGATGCACGACTGGCTCTACGAGCACCAGGACCAACTCGACCGCGTGCACCTGACCCTCGGCGTGGAGCAGCTCGGCCTGCCCGCCGCCGAGATGGACGCGGAAGTCGCGCGGCAGTCGCACGGCGACCGGGTGCGGCTCGACTTCGTCGGCGGCATCCGTAGCGGCGTGGACGCCACCCCCACCCTGTTCGTCAACGGGGTACGCCACGACGGCCCCGTCGACCTGGCCACCCTTCTCGTCACGGTGGACACCGCCACCGGCTGACCGGCCGTGCTGCCGCCCCTCAGATGAGGTGCAGTTCGCGGGCGCGGCGCACCGCGTCACGACGGCGGGTGGCGTCCAGCTTCCGGTAGATGTTGCGGACGTGGGTCTTGACGGTGTTGACCGACAGGGACAGCTCGGCCGCGATCTCCACGTTGGACAGGATGCTCTGCAGGTACCGCAGGATGGTCATCTCCCGTTCGGTGAGGGGTTCGTCGAGCGTTCCCGCCGCCGGCTGCCCGGCCGGTGCGCTGCCCGCCGTGTCGACGGCACGCACCAGGTCGCTGACCGTCGACCAGTGCGCCGTACCGGCGTCGAGGTGCGCCGCCAGCAGCTCCCGCAGCCCTGGCTCGGCCCGGGTGAACGCCCGCCGGAAGCCCTGCGCGTCGGCCAGGTCCAGGGCACGTTCCAGCACTCGGCCCGCCCGCCGGCCGTCGCCGGCCTCCGCCGCCAGCACGACGTCGAGCAGGGCGGCGTCGAGGCGTACCGGCAGGGGCCAGTCGTCGGCGTCCGCCCAGTCGGGTAGCAGGCGGGCGGCGGCGCGGGGGTCCCCGGCACGCCGGGCGAGCCGGGCCGTCGCGACGACCACCGACGCCCGCGCGCCGCCCGCATCGACGGGACCGGCCGGGTCCGGCCCGTACCCCGCCACGCCCAGCAGGTCCCGGGCCCCGTTCAGATCCCCCCGGGCGGCGCGCAGGTCCGCCTCCGCGGCGGCCAGCAGCGCGTGCAGGCCCCCCGCCGGACGGTCGGCCAGCCGACCCCGGGCCGCGGCCAGCAGCCGCTCACCCTCGCCGGGGTCCCCCGCGTCAGCCGCCAGGGCCGCCCGGCACCAGGCCAGCACCGCGCCGGCAACGGGCTCGGCCCCCGCCGCGCCCCCGGGCACCAGGTGGGCGCGGGCCTCCTCCGGCTGGTCGCGGTGCACGGCCACCACGGCCAGGGCCAGATAGGCGTACGCGCAGTCCACCTGCGACGACCAACCCTGGCAGGGTGGCAGGGCCAGGGCCTGCCGGGCCGTCTCCTCGGCCGTCCGCAGCCCGCCCCGCAGCGCGGCGAGCAGCGCCGCGCGGCTCGCGCAGACCAGCTCGGTGCGGGGCCGACCGGCTTCCCGGGCCGCCGCCAGCGCCTCCCCGAACCCCCGCCCGGCCGTCTCCAGCTCCCCCTCGGCCAGGTCGACCAGCGCCAGGGCGACGCCCGCCACCGCCCGCACGTCGGCGTCGCCGACCGTGTCGGCCCTCGGCGCGGCGGCGGGCACCGGATCGCCCGCCCGGGTGGCGAGCAGCCGGCCGGCGGCGGCTCGCACCCGGTCGTGGTCGTCGTCGAGCCGGGCCAGCGCCAACTCCACGGCGGCGACCAGCCGCAGGAACCGCTGCCGACGTGGCGCGGGCAGCGCCGGGGCGTACTCCGCCGCCAACCGCAGGTACGCGCCGGCGGCCTCGACGTCGCCGGCCTGCGCCCGCTCTGCCGCGCAGGCCAGCGCCAGCTCGGGCCCGGCCGCCACAGCCGGTGCGGGCGGAGGCGCGGGTGCCGCCGGGGCCGGCACGTCCCGGTCGTACGGGGCCAGCTCCGGCCAGCGCGCCACGAACAGCTCGGTCGCGCCGTCCCAGTCGCCGGCGGTGAGGGCGTGCCGCAGCCCCTCGGCGGGCCGCCCGTTGCCGGCGTACCAACCGGCCGCCCGCAGGTGCAGGTCGCGCACCTCGTCGGCGGGCAGCCCGCCCAGCTCGGCCCGCAGCACCTCGGTCAGCAACGGGTGGCACCGGTACCAGGGCGGCCGGCTGTCGTCCCGGCCCAGCAGCCCTCCCCCGTCGGCGAGGCCGGCCAGGACGGGTTCGGTGTCCGCCCGCCCGGTGAGCGTGTCGGCGAGGCCGGCGCACAGGGCGTCGGCGACGGCACCCCGGCGCAGCACGTCCCGGGTGCCGGGGTCGAGCCCGGCCAGCACCTCCTCGCGCAGGTACCCGGCCAGCTGCGGCTGGTCGGCGCCGAACCGTTCCACCCAGCGGGCCGGGTCCGGCTGCCCGCGCAGCGCCACCGCCGCGATGCGCAGCGCCGCCGGCCACCCGTCGGTGCGTTCCCGCAACCGGCGCACCGCCGCCAGCGGCAGGGCCACGCCGTGCGCGGTGAGCAGGTCGGCGATCTCGTCACCGGTGAAGGCCAGGTCGTTCGGCCCCAGCTCGGTCACCTCCCCGGCCAGGCGCAGCCGGTGCACCGCCAGCGACACCTCCGCCCGCCCGGCGGCGACCAGCCGCAACCGCTGGTCGGTGTGGCGCAGCAGGAACTCCAGCCCGGTCAGGGCCGCCGGGTCGGTCACCCGGTCCAGGTCGTCGAGGACCAGCAGCAAAGGACGCTCCCGGGCCGCCAGCGCGGCGGCCAGCAGCTCCAGTTGGTCAGGGCGGGGGGCCCGGTCGGGCACCGGCGGTCCGGCCCCGGCGGCGGGGTCGGTGGCGGCCCGCAACGCCGCGGCCAGGTACGCCCAGAGACGGTCCGCGTCGTCGCCGGCCTCCACCGACACCCAGGCGGGTACGGGGGTGCCCGCGTCGGCCGCCGCGCGGCACCAGGAGGCCAGCAGCGTCGTCTTGCCCCAGCCGGCCGGCGCCCGCACCAGGGTGAGGGAGCCGGCCACCGCCGTGTCGAGGGCCCGGGCCAGCCGGGGCCGCAGGACCACCGGCTCGGGCGGTGCGGCCGGGGCGAGCCGGGACGCCAGCAGGGGCGGACCGGCCGGTGCCGGCACGGTCACGACATCACGAGCAGCGCTGTGGCCCTCCGGCATCCGGCCCCCACCCCCACGGACGCGATCACTCCTTCGGTCCTGCGGCGGCCGGTTACCCGGCCGCAGCCGGTTCACCCCTTCCGGGGGACCCCCCTTCACCCGCCGCCGGTCCACCCTGACGGGGACGGACGTCGGGACGGGAGGACGGGTGAGGCGGATGGGACCGGTGGGTCGGACGGTGGCGGCCCTTGCGGCGGTCGCCGGGGGTACGGCGGTGACGGCGGTGCTCGCCCGGCGGCGGGTGGCACGGCGACGCTCGGGCGGCCACGCCGGCACCGGGCGGTGGCAGGTGGTGACCGTGGGCGGGCCGCCGGGACGGGTGCTGCCCGGCGGCGGCTGGCCGGAGCCCCTGCGCCCGCTGCACGGTGCGGTGGCCGTACGGGTCCGACCCGCGCCCGGGGGCCGGGGCACCGAGCTGGCCGCCCGCGCGTTGCCCGGCCGGACCCCCGCCGGGCTGGCCGCCCACCTGGTCGGTGACGACCCGGCGCTGCTGGTGCGCCGGGCGCTGCGGGAGGTCAAGCAGCTCGCGGAGACCGGCGAGGTGCTGCGCGCCGACCGGTCGCCGGCCGAGCGCCCGACGACGCCGCCCGGATGAGGGCGCTGTGCTGGGCCGGCGACGGGCACCTGGCGGTGCGGCAGGTGCCGGACCCGGAGCTGCGCAACGACCAGGACGCGATCGTCCGGGTCCGGTGCAGTGCCACCAGCGGGGCGGACCTGCCCCTGCTGGCCGGCGGGTCGCCCACGTTCGCCGTGGGCGACGTGCTGGGGCACGAGTTCGTGGGCGACGTGGTCGAGGTCGGCCGGCGGGTGCACCGGCACCGTGTCGGCGACCGGGTGGTGGTCGCCGCCACGGTCTCCTGCGGGGCCTGCTGGTACTGCCGGCGCGGCCTGCCCGCCGCCTGCGACAACGGCAGCGTCGGGCCGACCGTGGACGACCCGGCCTGGGGGGAGTCGGTCGCCGGATGCTTCGGCCGTCCCCCGGCCGGTGGTGGCCTGCCCGGCGGCCACGCCGAGTACGTGCGGGTGCCGTACGCCGACGTGGGGGCGTTCGGGGTGCCGGAGCCGGTGCCCGACGACCGGGCGTTGTTCGCCTCGGCCGCCGCGCCGGCCGGTTGGCTCGGTGCCGAACTGGGCGGGGTGGGCCCCGGCGATGTCGTGGCGGTCTGGGGCGCGGGCGCGGTGGGGCAGCTGGCGGCCCGCGCCGCCCGGCTGCTCGGCGCGGACCGGGTGGTCGTGGTGGACCGGCATCCCGACCGGCTGCGGTTCGCCCGGTGGTACGCCGAGGCCGACACCCTGGACCACGCGAACGCCGACGTGCTGGCGGAGCTGCGCGAACTCAGCGGCGGGCGGGGTCCCGACGTGTGCGTCGAGGCGGTCGGGGCCGACGGTGGCCCGCCCCGGTCCCGGGCGGAGCGGTTCCTCGGCGCGGGCCGCCCACCGGACGCGGTCCGCGAGGCGGTGTACGCCTGCCGCAAGGGCGGCACGGTCGTCGTGCTGGGTGACCGGACCGACTTCGCCGACGCGTTCCCGCTCGGCGTGCTCACCCGCCGGGGCGTGACCCTGCACGGCTCGCGTCCGCAGGCCCACCGGCACATCCCCATGCTGCTCGGGCGGATGGCCCGCGACGAGCTGCGTACCGAGCACCTGGCCACCCACCACCTGCCCCTGGACCGGGCAGCCGACGGGTACGCCCTGTTCCGCGACCGCGCCGACGGCTGCCTGCGGGCGGTGTTCAGCCCCGGCTAGCCCGGTGTCGCGGGCGGTGTTCAGCCCCGGCTAACCCGGTGTCGCGGGCGGTGTTCAGCCCCGGCTAACCCGGTGTCGCGGGCGGTGTTCAGCCCCGGCTGGCCCGGTTCCCAGCCCCGGCTGGCCCGGTGTCCCCGGGCGACGGGCGCTCCGAGGTGGCAGGATCGCGGGATGGGTGAGGATCGGGCATACGACGTCGTGTTGTTCGGGGCCACCGGGTTCACCGGCGGGCTGACCGCCGAATACCTGGCCCG
Protein-coding regions in this window:
- a CDS encoding BON domain-containing protein produces the protein MATLSTIDRIDRTDRQIQSAVLDELTWEPRVRAHDVGVTVAEGVVTLTGRVDSYAKKWAAERAAHRVARVRAVANDLTVNLGTGAERADPDIAAAARHALEWDAFVPVDGLDVTVSHGWVTVHGEVEWEYQRRAAERAVGRLTGVRGVSNGITVRPQVRPDGHLLVERIVDALARNAATEAERITVRVHGDTVLLSGLVHAIAERAEVERVVWSAPGIREVHNHIAVAPVLG
- a CDS encoding cellulose binding domain-containing protein, which produces MRRGFVGATVSTLVAAAAVVAVPLTASSAPAAEAAAETYTWKNVRIDGGGFVPGIVFNPTEKDLIYARTDIGGAYRWEQATQSWKPLLDWVGEDRWGWNGVVSLATDPVQTNRVYAAVGMYTNSWDPNNGAILRSADKGETWQAFELPFKNGGNMPGRGMGERLAVDPNRNSIVYYAAEGGNGLWRSTDFGATWAQVTAFPNVGNYVADPTDSSGYQAQNQGLTWVSFDKGTGTPGTATQTIYVGVADKENPVYRSVDGGVTWERIPGQPTGYLAHKGVVDHVGGHLYIATSDTGGPYDGAKGDVWKFTRATGDWTQISPVPSSSTDAYFGYSGLTIDRQNPDTLMVATQISWWPDAVFWRSTDGGATWSRIWDWGSYPQRDKKYTMDVSSVPWLTFGSNPSPPEETPKLGWMNESVEIDPHDSDRFLYGTGATIYGSTDLTKWDTGGTFTIRPMVRGLEETAVLDLVSPPTGAPLVSALGDIGGFRHTDLDAVPPMMFTQPNFTSTTSLDYAEANPAVMVRAGNFADADRPNDSHVAFSTDGGANWFQGSEPSGINSGGTVAAAADGSRFVWAPGDAGQQVVHSVGFGTSWTASTGIPANAVIESDRVDPLTFYGYSGGRLYVSTDGGASFTASAATGLPSTGNVKFKALPGREGELWLAGEGGLWHSTDSGATFATSTTVSTSGNIGFGKAAPGRTYPALYLFGTVDGQHGVHRSDDAGATWVRINDDEHQYGNAGEALTGDPRVYGRVYLGTNGRGILVADRVGGPTPTPTGPTGSPSPSPTSPSPSPTSPSPSPTSPSPSPTDPSPTTPAPGGCAATYRVTGSWPGGFQGEVVVRNAGTSSITGWTLSWTFPNGQQVSQLWGGSHTQTGATVSVRDAGWNGALAPGATASVGFLATYATANNPPSTITCTPR
- a CDS encoding LuxR C-terminal-related transcriptional regulator, whose translation is MNRLRPGNRPPQDRRSDRVRGGGGRMPEGHSAARDVVTVPAPAGPPLLASRLAPAAPPEPVVLRPRLARALDTAVAGSLTLVRAPAGWGKTTLLASWCRAAADAGTPVPAWVSVEAGDDADRLWAYLAAALRAATDPAAGAGPPVPDRAPRPDQLELLAAALAARERPLLLVLDDLDRVTDPAALTGLEFLLRHTDQRLRLVAAGRAEVSLAVHRLRLAGEVTELGPNDLAFTGDEIADLLTAHGVALPLAAVRRLRERTDGWPAALRIAAVALRGQPDPARWVERFGADQPQLAGYLREEVLAGLDPGTRDVLRRGAVADALCAGLADTLTGRADTEPVLAGLADGGGLLGRDDSRPPWYRCHPLLTEVLRAELGGLPADEVRDLHLRAAGWYAGNGRPAEGLRHALTAGDWDGATELFVARWPELAPYDRDVPAPAAPAPPPAPAVAAGPELALACAAERAQAGDVEAAGAYLRLAAEYAPALPAPRRQRFLRLVAAVELALARLDDDHDRVRAAAGRLLATRAGDPVPAAAPRADTVGDADVRAVAGVALALVDLAEGELETAGRGFGEALAAAREAGRPRTELVCASRAALLAALRGGLRTAEETARQALALPPCQGWSSQVDCAYAYLALAVVAVHRDQPEEARAHLVPGGAAGAEPVAGAVLAWCRAALAADAGDPGEGERLLAAARGRLADRPAGGLHALLAAAEADLRAARGDLNGARDLLGVAGYGPDPAGPVDAGGARASVVVATARLARRAGDPRAAARLLPDWADADDWPLPVRLDAALLDVVLAAEAGDGRRAGRVLERALDLADAQGFRRAFTRAEPGLRELLAAHLDAGTAHWSTVSDLVRAVDTAGSAPAGQPAAGTLDEPLTEREMTILRYLQSILSNVEIAAELSLSVNTVKTHVRNIYRKLDATRRRDAVRRARELHLI
- a CDS encoding DsbA family protein, coding for MTTPLQVTARLRTPVTEHDHVRGPVDAPVTIVEYADFQCRFCGLAYGELRELLRQRAETVRLVYRHFPISGMHPHAENAAEAAEAAGRRGRFWEMHDWLYEHQDQLDRVHLTLGVEQLGLPAAEMDAEVARQSHGDRVRLDFVGGIRSGVDATPTLFVNGVRHDGPVDLATLLVTVDTATG
- a CDS encoding alcohol dehydrogenase catalytic domain-containing protein — translated: MRALCWAGDGHLAVRQVPDPELRNDQDAIVRVRCSATSGADLPLLAGGSPTFAVGDVLGHEFVGDVVEVGRRVHRHRVGDRVVVAATVSCGACWYCRRGLPAACDNGSVGPTVDDPAWGESVAGCFGRPPAGGGLPGGHAEYVRVPYADVGAFGVPEPVPDDRALFASAAAPAGWLGAELGGVGPGDVVAVWGAGAVGQLAARAARLLGADRVVVVDRHPDRLRFARWYAEADTLDHANADVLAELRELSGGRGPDVCVEAVGADGGPPRSRAERFLGAGRPPDAVREAVYACRKGGTVVVLGDRTDFADAFPLGVLTRRGVTLHGSRPQAHRHIPMLLGRMARDELRTEHLATHHLPLDRAADGYALFRDRADGCLRAVFSPG